In Leptospira saintgironsiae, one genomic interval encodes:
- a CDS encoding UDP-glucuronic acid decarboxylase family protein has translation MANRVLVTGGAGFIGSHLCERLIQEGNEVICVDNFHTGRKKNVEKLLSNPRFELIRHDITEPIRLEVDQIYNFACPASPIHYQSNAIKTIKTNVLGTTNMLGLAKRVKARILQASTSEVYGNPIEHPQKETYWGNVNPIGIRSCYDEGKRVAETLCFDYHRNHKVDIRVIRIFNTYGPRMLPDDGRVVSNFVVQALAGKDITVYGDGSQTRSFCYVDDLVDGIIRMMNTQDFNGPVNLGNDGEFTVKELAELVLKETGSSSKIIYKTLPQDDPARRKPDLTLARQKLGYEPKVPLLEGIRKTVDYFKNHLD, from the coding sequence ATGGCTAATAGAGTGCTAGTGACCGGCGGAGCCGGATTTATCGGATCTCATTTATGCGAAAGATTGATACAAGAAGGTAACGAAGTTATCTGCGTGGATAACTTTCACACCGGAAGAAAGAAGAATGTTGAAAAACTTCTCTCCAATCCTCGCTTCGAACTAATACGTCATGATATCACTGAGCCGATCCGACTCGAAGTAGATCAAATCTATAACTTCGCTTGTCCTGCGAGCCCAATTCATTATCAATCAAATGCAATCAAAACTATTAAGACCAATGTTCTCGGAACTACGAATATGTTGGGACTTGCTAAAAGAGTAAAAGCAAGGATCTTACAAGCTTCTACTAGCGAAGTTTATGGAAACCCGATCGAACATCCTCAAAAAGAAACTTATTGGGGAAATGTAAATCCAATCGGAATCAGAAGTTGTTACGATGAAGGAAAGAGGGTCGCTGAAACTCTTTGTTTCGATTATCACAGAAATCATAAAGTGGACATAAGAGTCATTCGTATCTTCAATACGTACGGACCTCGTATGCTTCCTGACGATGGAAGAGTTGTAAGTAATTTTGTGGTCCAAGCACTTGCAGGAAAAGATATCACAGTTTATGGAGATGGTTCTCAAACTAGATCCTTCTGTTATGTGGATGATCTTGTAGATGGTATCATTAGAATGATGAACACTCAGGACTTCAATGGACCTGTGAACTTGGGGAATGACGGAGAGTTTACTGTCAAAGAATTAGCAGAGTTAGTTTTAAAAGAGACCGGCTCTTCTTCCAAGATCATTTATAAAACTCTTCCTCAAGACGATCCTGCCCGCAGAAAGCCAGATCTGACTTTAGCTAGACAAAAACTGGGTTATGAACCTAAGGTTCCTTTATTAGAAGGAATCAGGAAAACGGTCGATTATTTCAAAAATCACTTGGATTAA
- a CDS encoding M50 family metallopeptidase: MENRFLRLALLLAIIVTLLSYWNHGWVSYLKDFVVFIHEAGHAIATLISGGSVQMIELNGDEAGQTVASPTSGKSPFIFVVSAGYLGSCLVGGFLINRGFKGSLVRPTLLLLGGAVLLLTLKYTSSGGLAQRTGLLWGIFLLVSSFLPFGWDRLITVFLGTSVSLYSLYDLLDFTENVQNTDAGILAYWATGTSPGGTVPKSVLFLGYLIALLWSFFSVSIIFFSLKRAVAPRPVPDETPGFDEGPVLGLDNPFPGEVTPEVLEWFLSRGLDLNGKPLPPEFMDIERIDG; this comes from the coding sequence ATGGAGAATCGTTTCCTAAGGCTTGCACTCTTACTCGCGATTATAGTGACTCTTCTTTCCTATTGGAATCATGGATGGGTTTCTTATCTAAAAGACTTCGTGGTTTTTATTCATGAAGCAGGACATGCGATCGCAACTTTGATCTCCGGCGGTTCTGTTCAAATGATAGAATTGAACGGTGACGAAGCAGGGCAAACTGTTGCATCTCCTACATCAGGTAAAAGTCCTTTTATATTCGTAGTCTCCGCAGGTTATTTGGGTTCTTGTTTGGTCGGAGGATTTTTGATCAACAGAGGATTCAAAGGAAGTCTGGTTCGTCCCACTTTGTTACTTTTGGGAGGGGCTGTTTTATTACTTACTTTAAAGTACACTTCTTCCGGAGGGCTTGCTCAAAGAACAGGTTTGCTTTGGGGTATTTTTCTTTTAGTCTCTTCGTTCCTTCCTTTTGGTTGGGATAGATTGATCACTGTGTTTTTAGGGACAAGTGTGAGTTTGTATAGTTTATACGATCTCTTGGATTTTACTGAAAATGTTCAAAACACTGATGCAGGTATTTTAGCATATTGGGCAACTGGAACTTCTCCGGGTGGAACTGTTCCGAAATCAGTTTTATTCCTGGGATATTTGATTGCTCTGCTCTGGTCCTTTTTTAGCGTATCCATCATATTCTTTTCATTGAAGCGAGCGGTAGCTCCTCGTCCGGTTCCGGATGAGACTCCTGGGTTTGATGAAGGGCCGGTGTTAGGTTTAGACAATCCCTTTCCTGGAGAAGTAACTCCAGAAGTATTGGAATGGTTTTTGAGCAGAGGTTTGGATCTGAACGGTAAACCTCTTCCACCGGAATTTATGGATATAGAGAGAATTGATGGCTAA
- a CDS encoding methyl-accepting chemotaxis protein gives MRKNLPVTGREIQFAESAVIISRTDSKGKITYVSQDFADVSGFSEEEMLGQPHNIVRHPDIPPAVYEDLWSTVQSGRPWNAIVKNRAKNGDYYWVDATVTPVLENGVITGYMSVRKKTNRQQIEKAEKLFARMNGESRLYRTFFSFVNSIRVKFGYLALVTFTFACIFIPSSYLGLKLFLTDPVASTITFLAVVLGFSLCLRTIYKLKKKMSETLEIVGKVVNGNLASEFPRKEGIEDADRIYSNFRCMTISLWGLLVQMKENYERNLKLYEELFQSVGSFERVSQKQAHAVQETAAASHELSKTIDEIVLTISEQTRSLSNVNDSIGSIDMSLGKTSESMQNLESQAGNVADKADQAKQIFNEAIQSMEQIRSYSNEINKIVGIITSISERTNMLALNASIESARAGAAGKGFSVVADEISKLAEQTKSSIKDITHLVKSTSNSVEEGALKVGQSVDVFENLQNYIEEVHNSASKVKSLLLEQSKRLGEIRSSSDQVLVLGKMMAGTSEQQKLSAGEISDSMSAISKSAEDIAATSENIRHSVKDTLEHSQKFGGILSHFKTD, from the coding sequence ATGAGAAAGAACCTACCGGTTACAGGTCGAGAAATTCAGTTTGCTGAATCGGCGGTAATTATTTCCAGAACAGATTCAAAAGGAAAGATCACTTATGTTTCCCAAGATTTTGCGGATGTAAGTGGTTTTTCAGAAGAGGAGATGCTAGGACAACCTCATAATATTGTCCGTCATCCTGATATACCTCCTGCGGTTTATGAAGATCTTTGGAGCACAGTTCAATCCGGTCGTCCTTGGAATGCGATCGTTAAGAATCGCGCAAAGAATGGAGATTACTATTGGGTGGATGCCACTGTTACTCCTGTTCTCGAAAATGGAGTGATTACTGGTTATATGTCTGTTCGTAAGAAGACGAACAGACAACAAATAGAGAAGGCAGAAAAACTTTTTGCAAGAATGAACGGAGAATCAAGGTTGTATAGGACCTTTTTCTCTTTTGTAAATTCGATACGAGTAAAATTCGGATATCTTGCTCTTGTAACTTTCACATTCGCATGTATATTCATTCCTTCTTCTTACTTAGGACTGAAATTATTTTTAACTGATCCGGTCGCTTCTACCATAACCTTTCTTGCAGTTGTTCTGGGATTTTCTCTTTGTTTGAGAACTATCTATAAACTGAAAAAGAAAATGTCCGAGACCTTGGAGATCGTAGGCAAGGTAGTGAATGGAAATCTTGCCTCAGAATTTCCAAGGAAAGAAGGGATAGAAGACGCAGACAGAATTTATTCTAACTTCAGATGTATGACCATTAGTCTTTGGGGACTTCTTGTACAAATGAAAGAGAACTACGAGAGAAATTTAAAACTGTATGAGGAATTATTCCAATCAGTAGGTTCTTTCGAAAGAGTCTCTCAAAAACAAGCTCATGCTGTCCAAGAAACTGCTGCTGCTTCTCATGAACTTTCTAAAACAATTGATGAGATTGTATTAACGATTAGCGAACAAACCAGAAGTTTATCCAATGTTAACGATAGCATTGGTTCCATAGATATGTCCTTGGGAAAAACTTCCGAATCCATGCAAAACTTGGAGTCACAAGCTGGGAATGTGGCGGATAAAGCAGACCAAGCAAAACAGATCTTTAATGAAGCAATCCAATCCATGGAACAGATAAGATCTTATTCAAATGAGATCAATAAGATCGTAGGCATTATCACAAGCATTTCAGAACGGACAAATATGCTCGCGCTAAACGCATCTATAGAATCTGCAAGGGCTGGAGCGGCAGGAAAAGGATTTTCAGTAGTTGCAGATGAGATCTCAAAACTTGCAGAACAAACCAAGTCGAGTATCAAAGACATTACTCATCTTGTAAAAAGTACATCTAACTCAGTCGAAGAAGGTGCTCTGAAAGTGGGACAATCTGTAGATGTATTCGAGAATCTTCAAAACTATATAGAAGAAGTTCATAATTCTGCATCCAAAGTAAAAAGTCTTTTATTAGAACAATCTAAACGACTTGGAGAAATTCGAAGTAGTTCTGATCAGGTTTTAGTTTTAGGAAAAATGATGGCTGGAACTTCTGAACAACAAAAACTTTCTGCAGGTGAAATTTCAGACTCTATGAGTGCTATTTCTAAATCAGCAGAAGACATAGCTGCAACTTCGGAAAATATTAGACATTCAGTAAAAGATACTTTGGAACATTCCCAAAAATTTGGCGGAATTTTGAGCCATTTTAAAACAGATTAA
- a CDS encoding DUF445 domain-containing protein codes for MQSFDSVHGSSIEIISILVTCSFVGWITNYIAVQMIFYPIKFRGFGILGWQGIIPRHSKKMAGLISDVMMERLIRPYDLYKKIDPVQISDLIRDRIGEKSSSIVKDIFFADNPVIWKMVPEEAKQILEKEIREDIPKKIQEIYTSFGKNLESILGIGDLIKESLSGENANILSEIFRRCGGPEFRFIVRSGIYFGFLIGCVQVLFIAYLNQWWTMPLMGIFVGYITNWLAILMIFSPLRPKNFLIFKYQGLFLKRQIDVSREFASVVASKILDPESLIGVIFKGKGGDLIITELLSKSKELMDEKLKKKIPYASLILGSKKLEELKEKIANSILELVPETADKMKDYIEERLEIEKLVFENLSILPPEEFEHLLHSVFKEDEAILISLGAFLGGIAGSIQAYLVFIK; via the coding sequence ATGCAATCATTCGATTCTGTTCACGGTTCTTCGATCGAGATCATTTCGATTTTGGTCACTTGTTCCTTTGTAGGTTGGATCACAAACTATATAGCAGTTCAGATGATCTTCTATCCTATTAAGTTTAGAGGCTTTGGAATTCTAGGTTGGCAGGGAATTATTCCAAGACATTCTAAAAAAATGGCCGGACTCATTTCAGATGTGATGATGGAGAGATTGATCCGGCCTTACGATCTTTATAAAAAAATAGATCCGGTGCAAATTTCAGATCTGATCCGAGATAGGATCGGAGAAAAATCCTCTTCCATTGTTAAAGATATATTTTTCGCGGACAACCCTGTGATCTGGAAGATGGTTCCGGAAGAAGCAAAACAAATTTTAGAAAAAGAGATTCGAGAAGACATTCCCAAAAAAATACAAGAGATCTATACATCTTTTGGCAAAAACTTAGAAAGTATATTAGGGATTGGTGATTTAATCAAAGAATCTCTTTCGGGAGAAAATGCAAATATTCTCTCCGAAATTTTCAGAAGATGTGGAGGCCCCGAATTTAGATTTATAGTTCGTTCTGGGATTTATTTCGGTTTTTTGATTGGTTGTGTCCAAGTCTTGTTCATCGCGTATTTGAACCAATGGTGGACCATGCCGCTCATGGGAATTTTTGTAGGTTATATCACCAACTGGCTTGCGATCCTTATGATCTTCTCTCCCTTGCGGCCAAAGAACTTTTTAATTTTCAAGTACCAAGGTCTTTTCTTAAAAAGACAGATAGATGTTTCCAGAGAATTTGCGTCCGTAGTTGCTTCTAAAATTTTAGATCCTGAAAGTTTGATCGGCGTAATCTTCAAAGGAAAAGGAGGAGATCTGATCATTACAGAACTTCTTTCCAAATCCAAAGAACTGATGGATGAGAAATTGAAGAAAAAAATTCCATATGCTTCTTTGATCTTAGGTTCTAAAAAACTGGAAGAACTAAAGGAGAAGATTGCGAATTCTATTTTGGAGCTAGTGCCTGAAACAGCAGACAAAATGAAGGACTATATCGAAGAAAGATTAGAGATCGAAAAATTAGTCTTTGAAAATTTAAGTATACTACCTCCTGAAGAATTCGAACATCTCTTGCATTCTGTTTTCAAAGAAGACGAGGCCATCTTAATTAGCTTAGGAGCATTTCTTGGTGGAATTGCTGGGAGTATCCAAGCATATCTCGTTTTTATAAAATAG
- a CDS encoding LIC_10042 family TonB-like protein, whose protein sequence is MDSRVSFFISLSIHAALFLSYYLFRNLNPENFSEQIKLSLSKGQIPSLHFSLPKSLGEGPDVSSNSGLAGTPEAEIERFKNEIHFPPEALEQRLESDCSWEVVIGPNGAAKKVTTIKPCKYKVFETQFRRSISSWKFQLPEGNIIIIPVSFRIESDE, encoded by the coding sequence ATGGACTCAAGGGTTTCTTTTTTCATTTCTCTCTCAATTCATGCGGCCCTATTTTTATCTTACTATTTATTCCGAAATCTAAACCCCGAAAATTTTTCCGAACAGATCAAACTAAGTCTTAGCAAAGGACAAATCCCAAGTTTACATTTTTCACTTCCTAAAAGTTTGGGAGAAGGACCAGATGTTTCTTCTAATTCGGGCCTGGCCGGCACTCCAGAAGCAGAGATTGAAAGATTTAAAAATGAGATCCATTTTCCACCGGAAGCATTGGAACAAAGATTAGAATCTGATTGTTCTTGGGAAGTTGTGATAGGACCTAACGGAGCGGCTAAAAAAGTCACCACTATCAAACCTTGCAAATATAAGGTTTTTGAAACTCAGTTTAGAAGATCTATTTCTAGCTGGAAATTTCAATTGCCGGAAGGAAATATAATAATTATTCCAGTATCCTTTCGCATTGAATCAGATGAGTGA
- a CDS encoding UpxY family transcription antiterminator, whose product MSESSKSWYAIYTNSRAEKKLALELSKKGITQYLPIISTKKQWSDRIKTVLIPVFPSYVFVKIDIRIEKLRVLETTGAVKFVSIGETPLVIDEEDIDAIRQLVTEYPDMIKIEREKMLAPGKKVLIKNGPFKDLRARVIRKGSKSSILVSISGMDTTVSLELDSELLETDEEN is encoded by the coding sequence ATGAGTGAATCTTCTAAATCTTGGTATGCAATTTATACCAATTCTAGGGCCGAAAAGAAGTTAGCGTTAGAACTTTCCAAAAAGGGAATAACCCAATACTTGCCGATTATCTCGACCAAAAAACAATGGTCTGACAGGATCAAAACGGTTCTGATCCCTGTTTTTCCTTCTTACGTATTCGTAAAAATTGATATAAGAATAGAAAAACTAAGAGTCCTAGAAACTACAGGGGCAGTAAAATTTGTTTCGATCGGAGAAACTCCTCTCGTAATTGATGAGGAAGATATTGATGCAATCCGCCAACTCGTAACTGAGTATCCGGATATGATTAAGATCGAAAGGGAGAAGATGCTCGCTCCAGGTAAAAAGGTTCTGATCAAAAACGGACCTTTTAAAGATTTAAGAGCAAGAGTGATCCGAAAAGGAAGTAAGTCGTCTATTCTTGTTTCTATTTCCGGAATGGATACTACCGTATCCCTGGAATTGGATTCGGAACTATTAGAAACGGACGAGGAGAATTAG
- a CDS encoding KpsF/GutQ family sugar-phosphate isomerase, whose amino-acid sequence MGNTLDKVKKALDTEIEAILHFRENLDPNVEKAVELIFQSKGKVIVTGVGKSGDVGKKIASTLSSTGTPSYFLHPSDAAHGDAGILAQGDVVIAIGKSGESEELLNLLPTIKSIGAKLVGLTANPQSRLALDCDIVILTPVLKEACPLELAPTSSTTIALMLGDAIAMALMELRNFQKEDFALYHPAGRLGKRLSLKVDDVMRKGDKLAKVGSDASLEEVLSEITKKLVGATGVADPNGKLIGFVTDYDIRKLLNDGKLDKSIKAKDLMNSQPTVFESGIMAYDVLQAMERREKPISVAPIVSKDGALLGIVSIHDLLQKGL is encoded by the coding sequence GTGGGAAATACATTAGATAAAGTTAAAAAAGCTTTGGATACAGAGATCGAAGCAATCCTTCATTTTAGAGAGAACCTAGATCCAAATGTAGAAAAAGCAGTCGAACTCATATTCCAATCCAAAGGAAAAGTGATCGTAACCGGTGTAGGAAAATCCGGAGACGTAGGTAAAAAAATCGCATCCACTTTGTCTTCTACAGGAACTCCTTCTTATTTTCTTCATCCATCTGATGCTGCCCATGGTGATGCTGGAATTTTAGCACAAGGCGATGTGGTCATCGCGATAGGCAAAAGTGGAGAAAGTGAAGAATTACTCAATCTTCTTCCTACCATAAAAAGTATCGGAGCCAAATTAGTAGGATTAACTGCAAATCCTCAATCTAGATTAGCATTGGACTGCGATATTGTAATCTTAACTCCAGTATTAAAAGAAGCATGTCCTTTAGAACTTGCACCTACCTCAAGTACAACAATTGCATTGATGTTGGGAGATGCGATTGCTATGGCATTGATGGAACTTAGAAATTTCCAAAAAGAAGATTTCGCATTATATCATCCTGCAGGAAGACTCGGAAAAAGATTATCCCTGAAAGTGGACGATGTGATGAGAAAGGGAGACAAACTTGCAAAGGTTGGCTCCGATGCAAGTTTAGAAGAAGTTCTCTCCGAAATCACAAAAAAACTCGTGGGAGCAACAGGAGTTGCTGATCCGAACGGAAAGTTGATCGGATTTGTAACAGATTATGATATTAGAAAATTATTAAATGATGGAAAATTAGATAAATCTATCAAAGCAAAAGATCTAATGAACTCGCAGCCTACCGTATTCGAAAGCGGGATCATGGCTTATGATGTTTTACAAGCCATGGAAAGAAGAGAAAAACCTATCTCTGTAGCTCCCATTGTTTCCAAAGATGGAGCTTTGCTCGGGATCGTTTCTATCCACGATTTATTACAGAAAGGACTCTGA
- a CDS encoding type I 3-dehydroquinate dehydratase, whose translation MSNESQKIRIILTLNEEEFFELKTLPKVDFLEIRLDQFRSDKDTPEKILHKIKELNASCVFTYRQPEDSSLKSLGVWNIENIAPLLSGLESGKHYIDLELDKDNPVFNGIDEDRFGIIRSVHSFSGIPDYEELLFFLRPVTEEVLATVKSGLPFQRIFKIAALPKNDQESQEFQESAIKLSKLCAKQNIPIGFCGILMGESGKEFRIFPEKIGSQFTYCCLGEPKAPGQVDLETLLSKRK comes from the coding sequence ATGAGTAACGAATCTCAAAAAATAAGAATCATTCTTACATTGAACGAAGAGGAGTTTTTTGAACTAAAAACTCTTCCTAAGGTCGATTTTTTAGAGATACGTTTGGATCAATTTCGTTCTGACAAAGACACTCCCGAAAAGATCCTACATAAAATAAAAGAGCTAAATGCGTCTTGTGTATTCACATATAGACAACCAGAAGATTCCAGCCTGAAAAGTTTAGGTGTCTGGAATATAGAGAATATTGCCCCTTTACTCTCCGGATTAGAATCAGGAAAACATTATATAGATCTGGAATTGGATAAGGATAATCCTGTATTTAATGGAATCGATGAGGATCGTTTCGGGATCATCCGATCTGTTCATAGTTTTTCTGGAATTCCTGATTACGAAGAATTACTCTTCTTCTTAAGACCTGTCACTGAAGAAGTTTTAGCAACTGTTAAGTCAGGACTTCCTTTCCAAAGGATTTTTAAAATAGCAGCACTTCCGAAAAACGATCAGGAATCTCAAGAATTCCAAGAGTCTGCTATTAAACTTTCTAAACTATGTGCTAAACAAAATATTCCAATCGGTTTCTGTGGTATATTAATGGGAGAATCCGGAAAAGAATTCAGGATCTTTCCTGAAAAGATAGGATCTCAATTCACTTATTGTTGTTTGGGAGAGCCAAAGGCTCCCGGCCAAGTGGATTTGGAAACGCTTCTATCTAAAAGAAAATAG